The following coding sequences lie in one Drosophila ananassae strain 14024-0371.13 chromosome Y unlocalized genomic scaffold, ASM1763931v2 tig00000255, whole genome shotgun sequence genomic window:
- the LOC116654463 gene encoding LOW QUALITY PROTEIN: protein no-on-transient A (The sequence of the model RefSeq protein was modified relative to this genomic sequence to represent the inferred CDS: deleted 1 base in 1 codon), whose product MVPWSLRKGRQLCACFAPNATFLRVRNLTPFLSNELLYMSFEIFEPIERASITVDDREKHLGDRIVGFANKSSANACLRLCNEKCFFLTRSLRPCLVEPMEVNDDNAGFKEKALNKEMPEFSNERSIGLRFADINSVEHKYGSRWKQLHDNKKSKLGDLNRVLKMEEEKLEIEMETELLQQDFAEDVRRRSRKRVRTELWTCANNLKPPFG is encoded by the exons ATGGTGCCCTGGTCATTGAGGAAGGGACGGCAATTGTGTGCCTGTTTCGCTCCCAACGCTACTTTTTTGCGAGTAAGAAACCTTACTCCATTTTTGTCCAACGAACTGCTTTACATGTCGTTCGAGATTTTTGAGCCTATCGAGCGGGCTAGCATCACAGTCGATGACCGCGAAAAGCATCTCGGTGACCGCATTGTT GGTTTTGCTAATAAGTCATCGGCTAATGCTTGTCTTCGTTTGTGCAACGAGAAATGTTTCTTTTTGACTAGGTCACTTCGACCCTGTCTGGTAGAACCGATGGAGGTTAATGACGATAATGCAGGGTTTAAGGAGAAGGCGTTGAACAAGGAGATGCCAGAGTTCAGCAATGAACGTAGCATTGGTCTCAGATTTGCAGATATCAACTCGGTAGAGCATAAGTACGGATCGCGGTGGAAGCAGTTACATGATAACAAAAAGAGTAAGCTGGGTGATCTTAATCGCGTGCTTAAAATGGAAGAGGAGAAGTTAGAGATTGAAATGGAAACAGAGCTCCTGCAACAAG attttgcaGAAGACGTAAGAAGACGGAGTAGGAAACGCGTGAGAACGGAGCTGTGGACATGCGCAAACAATTTGAAACCACCCTTTGgataa